Proteins co-encoded in one Streptococcus parauberis NCFD 2020 genomic window:
- a CDS encoding DUF3013 family protein, translating into MAKFGFLSVLEEEMDKHFQFDYAMDWDKKNHAVEVTFVLEAQNSAEVETIDDRGEVTQEDIVFEDYVIFYNPEKSSFDKDDYLVAIPYEPKKGLTREFLAYFAQFLNDVATEGLSDLMDFLEDDSKIDFGLEWNQELFEEGQKGLEETEFFAYPRY; encoded by the coding sequence ATGGCTAAATTTGGCTTTTTATCAGTTTTAGAAGAAGAAATGGATAAGCATTTTCAATTTGATTATGCCATGGATTGGGACAAGAAAAATCATGCAGTGGAAGTGACTTTTGTTTTGGAGGCTCAAAACTCTGCGGAAGTGGAAACGATTGACGACCGAGGGGAAGTCACTCAAGAAGATATTGTCTTTGAAGATTATGTGATTTTCTATAATCCAGAGAAAAGCTCTTTTGATAAGGATGACTATTTGGTGGCCATTCCTTACGAACCAAAAAAAGGTTTGACTCGTGAATTTTTGGCTTACTTTGCCCAATTTTTGAATGATGTGGCAACTGAAGGTCTATCTGATTTAATGGACTTCCTTGAAGATGACAGTAAAATTGACTTTGGTTTGGAGTGGAATCAAGAACTTTTCGAAGAAGGACAAAAAGGATTG
- a CDS encoding cold-shock protein, with the protein MAQGTVKWFNAEKGFGFITQENGSDVFAHFSEIQSDGYKSLDEGQKVEFDVTDGQRGPQASNITKLA; encoded by the coding sequence ATGGCTCAAGGAACAGTAAAATGGTTTAACGCAGAAAAAGGCTTCGGCTTTATCACACAAGAAAACGGTTCAGACGTTTTCGCTCACTTCTCTGAAATTCAATCTGATGGTTACAAATCATTAGACGAAGGTCAAAAAGTTGAATTTGATGTTACTGACGGACAACGTGGTCCTCAAGCATCAAACATCACAAAATTAGCATAA
- a CDS encoding GNAT family N-acetyltransferase: protein MLIRSIEEKDSQQVIAIKNSVWNPYNSPVYDRATTAKDLERSKEARSGILVAEETGTILGCLFFNPMYPFEQGTHVVTFWLAIASQNQGQGIGQAMLSNFFPIALALGYKKITMHVTGGNGSAIKLYQKRGFKLEAQLKGHLIINGVPHDDLLFTKELEETDA from the coding sequence ATGCTGATACGGTCAATAGAAGAAAAAGACTCCCAGCAAGTCATAGCAATCAAGAATTCGGTTTGGAACCCTTATAATTCGCCCGTTTATGATCGTGCCACCACAGCTAAAGATCTTGAACGCAGCAAAGAAGCTCGTTCTGGGATACTGGTTGCGGAAGAAACTGGGACTATTTTAGGCTGTCTCTTTTTTAATCCCATGTATCCTTTTGAGCAAGGAACTCACGTTGTAACTTTTTGGCTAGCCATTGCTAGCCAAAATCAAGGGCAGGGAATCGGCCAAGCCATGCTGTCTAACTTCTTTCCCATCGCCCTAGCTCTTGGCTACAAAAAAATCACTATGCATGTGACGGGCGGCAATGGCTCTGCCATCAAACTCTATCAAAAAAGGGGCTTTAAACTGGAAGCCCAACTCAAAGGACACCTGATCATTAATGGTGTTCCACACGACGACTTACTATTCACAAAAGAATTGGAGGAAACTGATGCCTGA
- a CDS encoding replication-associated recombination protein A, giving the protein MPDNLALRLRPRTISEVIGQKHLVGEGKIIRRMVDANMLSSMILFGPPGIGKTSIASAIAGTTKYAFRTFNATVDTKKRLQEIAEEAKFSGGLVLLLDEIHRLDKTKQDFLLPLLENGNIIMIGATTENPFFSVTPAIRSRVQIFELEPLSNQDVKEAVQAAISDHERGFEFEVKLDEDALDFITTATNGDLRSAYNSLDLAIMSTHPNKDGSRHVTLDTVENSLQRSYITMDKNGDGHYDVLSALQKSIRGSDVNASLHYAARLVEAGDLPSLARRLTVIAYEDIGLANPEAQIHTVTALDAAQKIGFPEARILIANVVIDLALSPKSNSAYAAMDAALSDLRKSGNLPIPRHLRDGHYSGSKELGNAQDYLYPHAYPEKWVKQQYLPDKIKNKNYFDPNETGKYERALGANKERIDKLSDN; this is encoded by the coding sequence ATGCCTGATAATTTAGCCTTACGGTTGCGTCCACGAACGATTTCCGAAGTCATTGGACAAAAGCACCTAGTCGGCGAAGGCAAAATCATCCGCCGCATGGTTGATGCCAACATGTTATCTTCAATGATTCTCTTTGGACCTCCGGGAATTGGTAAAACCTCCATAGCCAGTGCCATTGCTGGCACAACTAAGTATGCCTTTCGCACCTTTAATGCGACGGTTGACACCAAAAAACGGCTCCAAGAAATCGCCGAAGAAGCTAAGTTCTCCGGCGGACTGGTTCTTTTGCTTGATGAAATTCACAGACTAGATAAAACCAAGCAAGATTTCTTACTACCACTATTGGAAAATGGCAACATTATCATGATTGGGGCCACCACTGAAAATCCATTCTTCTCAGTCACACCTGCCATCCGCAGCAGGGTTCAAATTTTCGAGCTAGAGCCACTTTCCAATCAAGATGTCAAAGAGGCTGTTCAAGCTGCTATCAGCGATCATGAGCGAGGTTTCGAGTTTGAGGTCAAACTAGACGAGGATGCCTTGGACTTCATCACAACAGCCACCAATGGCGATTTACGGTCTGCCTATAATTCCTTAGACTTGGCCATTATGTCCACCCATCCTAACAAGGACGGAAGTCGTCATGTGACGCTGGATACGGTTGAAAATAGCTTGCAGCGAAGCTATATTACCATGGATAAAAATGGGGACGGTCACTACGATGTCCTGTCTGCTCTGCAAAAATCGATTCGGGGTTCTGATGTCAACGCCAGCCTCCATTACGCCGCACGTTTAGTTGAGGCCGGGGACCTACCTTCTTTGGCTCGCCGCTTGACCGTCATCGCTTATGAGGATATCGGCTTGGCCAATCCTGAGGCTCAAATTCACACCGTCACAGCACTCGATGCTGCGCAGAAAATCGGCTTCCCAGAAGCACGCATACTGATCGCTAATGTGGTTATTGACTTGGCCTTATCACCCAAATCTAATTCGGCCTATGCGGCCATGGATGCTGCACTTAGCGACCTTCGGAAATCAGGTAACCTGCCAATTCCAAGGCATCTGCGCGATGGCCACTATTCTGGCAGCAAAGAACTTGGCAACGCCCAAGATTACCTCTATCCCCATGCCTATCCCGAGAAATGGGTTAAGCAACAATACTTGCCAGATAAGATTAAAAATAAAAACTATTTTGACCCAAATGAAACTGGTAAGTATGAGAGGGCCCTCGGAGCCAATAAAGAAAGGATTGACAAACTTTCTGACAATTGA
- a CDS encoding GNAT family N-acetyltransferase, whose translation MSIELVEVNLQSNQDIIDCAYELIKSFWKTHSNYIQTDEESKQDFKEWQSEGNLFYIVKFQNHYIGFARLGNRGAKIDWLEDLFIDEQFQNRGLGTQVINILENKVKQYSESLYLEVASRNLKAMKLYRELGFDCLNSITIRKDFQKENFEVIERQKISDFQFDIKKYNK comes from the coding sequence ATGTCAATAGAACTAGTCGAAGTGAATCTTCAATCTAATCAAGATATTATTGATTGTGCTTATGAACTGATAAAGAGCTTTTGGAAGACACATAGCAACTATATTCAAACTGATGAAGAGAGTAAGCAAGACTTCAAGGAATGGCAAAGTGAGGGTAATCTTTTCTATATAGTTAAATTTCAAAACCACTATATTGGTTTCGCAAGATTAGGAAATAGAGGTGCTAAAATTGATTGGTTAGAAGATTTATTTATAGATGAGCAATTTCAAAATAGAGGACTAGGAACACAAGTCATTAATATACTAGAAAATAAAGTAAAACAATATTCGGAATCTTTGTATCTAGAAGTGGCTTCAAGAAATTTGAAAGCAATGAAATTATATAGAGAGTTAGGCTTTGATTGTCTAAACTCAATTACTATTCGTAAAGATTTTCAAAAAGAAAATTTTGAAGTAATTGAACGTCAGAAAATTTCAGATTTTCAATTTGACATCAAAAAATATAATAAATAA
- a CDS encoding histidine phosphatase family protein: protein MKTTFYFIRHAEPNYNNHDDILRELTEKGIDSSKKLVNLFSSIAIDKFYSSPYKRSIDTIKPLADSKNKQITIIDELRERKLSEGWIDNFNEVARKQWEDFNYKLPNGESLKEVQERNILAVNTILETSRNETVVIGTHGTALSTIINYYQEDFKYEMFNKYKHEFPWIVKFEFNESRKKNIEIII, encoded by the coding sequence ATGAAAACCACATTTTATTTTATACGTCACGCTGAACCTAATTACAATAATCATGATGATATTTTAAGAGAATTAACTGAAAAAGGGATAGATTCAAGCAAAAAATTAGTTAATTTGTTTTCATCCATAGCGATAGACAAGTTTTATTCCAGTCCTTACAAACGTTCGATAGATACTATCAAACCATTAGCAGATAGCAAGAATAAACAAATTACAATTATTGATGAATTAAGAGAGCGAAAACTTTCTGAAGGATGGATTGATAATTTTAATGAAGTGGCACGAAAACAATGGGAAGACTTTAATTATAAGTTGCCAAATGGTGAAAGTCTAAAAGAAGTTCAAGAAAGAAATATTCTTGCTGTAAATACCATTTTAGAAACTTCTAGAAATGAAACAGTTGTAATAGGGACACATGGAACAGCCTTATCAACAATAATTAATTATTATCAAGAAGACTTTAAGTATGAAATGTTTAATAAATATAAACATGAGTTTCCATGGATTGTCAAATTTGAGTTCAATGAGAGTCGAAAGAAAAATATAGAAATCATCATATAA
- a CDS encoding aminoglycoside 6-adenylyltransferase, which translates to MRDEQEIYNLVLYIANRDKRIEAVLLNGSRANLDVPKDDFQDYDIVFVTSFIEDIISDTNYHKKFGDILIMQKPDEVRNKTEYNCFAYLMQFQDMTRIDLRLIKPEFLEDYLNDAFSKVLLDKKNKYLDYSFERSSLYETKQLSEDEINKILNEIYWVSTYVVKGIARNDIIYSEFMISNPIKNAFIKLLKQKILIERKLDSLSFGKLDKDILQYITDKDQLLKIFSNKSLKDIETNLRFLLDETNQMAKYISINRKLNLNQGEYQSAMKFMNNVLSNSYQDFN; encoded by the coding sequence ATGAGGGATGAGCAAGAAATATATAATTTGGTTTTATACATAGCAAATCGAGATAAAAGAATCGAAGCTGTACTATTGAATGGATCTAGGGCTAACCTAGATGTACCGAAAGATGATTTTCAAGATTATGATATTGTATTTGTTACTAGTTTTATAGAAGACATTATTTCTGACACTAATTATCATAAAAAATTCGGTGATATTCTTATAATGCAAAAACCAGATGAGGTTAGAAATAAGACGGAATACAATTGCTTTGCTTACTTAATGCAGTTTCAAGATATGACGAGGATTGATTTAAGGCTTATTAAACCAGAATTTTTGGAGGATTATTTAAATGATGCTTTTTCAAAAGTCCTTTTAGATAAAAAGAATAAATATCTTGATTATAGTTTTGAAAGAAGTTCACTGTACGAAACAAAGCAATTATCAGAAGATGAAATCAACAAAATTCTTAATGAAATATATTGGGTTAGTACTTATGTAGTCAAGGGGATAGCAAGAAATGATATTATTTATTCAGAGTTTATGATATCTAATCCTATTAAAAATGCTTTTATCAAACTTCTAAAACAAAAAATATTAATAGAAAGAAAGCTAGATTCATTATCTTTTGGAAAGCTCGACAAGGATATCTTACAATATATTACAGATAAAGATCAACTATTGAAAATTTTTTCAAATAAATCTTTAAAAGACATTGAGACTAACTTGCGATTTTTGTTAGATGAAACAAATCAAATGGCAAAATATATTTCTATTAATAGAAAACTTAATCTGAATCAAGGAGAATACCAATCAGCAATGAAATTCATGAATAACGTCTTGTCAAATTCATATCAAGATTTCAACTAA
- a CDS encoding GNAT family N-acetyltransferase, whose product MNIKLVKLSYDYKDQLVDMLTEWKEDIKTNHTDSSPWMIFRNDFNHFDYYLENLEIKEETDDGRVPDTTLFCLDTDRNIFVGAVNIRHYLNEGLLRTGGHIGDGIRPSERRKGYATAMLKLALIECKKMGIDRVLMSCDKSNIGSAKSIINVSGVLENEVEENGKIVQRYWIQL is encoded by the coding sequence ATGAATATTAAACTCGTGAAATTATCATATGATTATAAAGACCAACTCGTTGATATGCTTACTGAATGGAAGGAAGATATTAAGACTAATCATACAGATTCTTCTCCCTGGATGATATTTAGAAATGACTTTAATCATTTTGATTACTATTTAGAAAATCTGGAAATTAAAGAAGAAACAGATGACGGTAGAGTTCCGGATACAACACTGTTTTGTCTGGATACAGATCGTAATATTTTTGTAGGCGCTGTAAATATTCGTCACTATCTAAATGAAGGACTACTAAGGACAGGAGGGCATATTGGAGATGGTATTCGACCTAGTGAACGAAGAAAAGGTTATGCTACAGCTATGCTTAAGCTTGCCTTAATTGAGTGTAAGAAAATGGGTATCGATAGAGTCTTAATGAGTTGTGATAAAAGTAATATTGGTTCTGCTAAATCAATCATTAATGTTAGTGGTGTTTTAGAGAATGAAGTGGAAGAGAATGGAAAGATTGTGCAAAGATACTGGATTCAACTTTGA
- a CDS encoding GNAT family N-acetyltransferase yields MEISKILFNLKSGSEVEIRSPKESDVEKVISYLFKTAGETEFIYRYPEECYIYTPEKEMLLFKKINESETEAMLLCLKDNEVIGDCRISWNKRIKTKHRANLSIAVLQKYWSQGVGSKLLSEAINIVNNNKDILQIELDFVEGNSRARALYEKFGFRITGVKPSAIRLRNGKLLNEYSMVKEF; encoded by the coding sequence ATGGAAATTTCAAAGATCTTGTTTAATTTAAAGAGTGGCTCAGAAGTTGAAATACGAAGTCCGAAAGAAAGTGATGTTGAGAAAGTCATTTCTTATTTATTTAAAACGGCTGGCGAGACAGAATTTATTTATAGATATCCTGAAGAATGTTATATCTATACTCCTGAAAAAGAAATGCTACTCTTTAAAAAAATTAATGAATCTGAGACTGAAGCGATGTTGTTGTGCTTGAAAGATAATGAGGTAATCGGAGATTGTCGTATCTCATGGAATAAAAGGATTAAGACAAAGCACAGAGCCAATCTATCAATTGCTGTTTTGCAAAAGTATTGGAGTCAGGGAGTGGGTTCAAAGTTACTGAGCGAGGCAATAAATATAGTAAATAATAATAAGGATATCTTACAAATAGAATTAGATTTTGTTGAGGGGAATTCGAGAGCTAGGGCTTTATACGAGAAATTTGGTTTTAGAATAACAGGTGTTAAACCAAGTGCAATTCGATTAAGAAATGGAAAATTATTGAATGAATACTCAATGGTAAAAGAATTCTAA
- a CDS encoding tyrosine-type recombinase/integrase, which translates to MANARYRRRGNQNLWAYEIREEGKTVAYNSGYKTKKLAEAEAEPILQKLRTGSIITKNISLPELYQEWLDLKIIPSTRSDVTKKKYLSRKVTLEKLFGDKPISQIRPSEYQRIMNNYGNRVSRNFLGRLNTGVKQSLQMAIADKVMIEDFTQNVELFSTAKSQDADSKYLHSEKDYLDLINAVKGKFNYKKSVVPYIIYFLLKTGMRYGELIALTWGDIDFHKGILKTYRRFNSETSQFVPPKNKTSIRIVPVDNECLEILKNLQIEQNQSNKELGLQNTNNMVFQHFGYPNSVPSTNGTNKVLRGIVQELNIEPIITTKGARHTYGSFLWHRGYDLGIIAKILGHKDISMLIEVYGHTLEEKIQEEYNDIKQLWQ; encoded by the coding sequence ATGGCAAATGCAAGATATAGAAGGAGAGGGAATCAAAATCTTTGGGCATATGAAATTCGTGAAGAAGGTAAGACGGTTGCCTATAATAGTGGTTATAAGACTAAGAAACTAGCGGAGGCGGAAGCAGAGCCGATTCTCCAAAAGTTAAGAACTGGGAGCATTATTACAAAAAATATCTCATTACCAGAACTTTATCAAGAGTGGTTAGATTTAAAGATTATACCTAGTACTAGAAGTGATGTGACGAAAAAGAAATATCTAAGTCGTAAGGTAACACTTGAAAAGTTATTTGGAGATAAGCCTATTTCTCAAATTAGACCTAGTGAATATCAACGGATTATGAATAACTATGGTAATAGGGTAAGTCGTAATTTCCTAGGTCGTTTAAATACTGGCGTGAAACAAAGTTTACAGATGGCTATCGCTGATAAAGTTATGATTGAAGATTTCACTCAAAATGTAGAATTATTTTCGACAGCAAAAAGTCAAGATGCGGATAGTAAATACCTTCATAGTGAAAAGGATTATTTGGATCTTATAAATGCTGTAAAAGGTAAATTCAATTATAAGAAATCTGTTGTTCCATATATTATCTATTTTTTATTAAAAACAGGTATGAGATATGGAGAATTAATTGCTTTAACTTGGGGAGATATTGATTTTCATAAAGGAATCTTAAAAACTTATAGAAGATTTAACTCTGAAACAAGTCAGTTTGTTCCACCTAAAAATAAAACGTCAATCAGAATTGTTCCAGTTGATAATGAGTGTCTAGAAATCTTGAAAAATCTTCAGATTGAACAAAATCAATCAAATAAAGAGCTTGGATTACAAAATACAAACAATATGGTATTTCAACATTTTGGTTATCCTAATAGTGTACCGAGTACAAACGGTACAAATAAGGTTCTAAGAGGCATCGTTCAAGAGTTGAATATAGAACCCATCATTACGACAAAAGGTGCTAGACACACCTATGGAAGCTTCCTATGGCATAGAGGATATGATTTAGGAATTATTGCGAAAATTCTAGGTCATAAAGATATATCTATGCTAATTGAAGTATACGGTCACACGCTTGAAGAAAAAATTCAAGAAGAGTACAATGATATTAAACAACTTTGGCAATAA
- a CDS encoding DUF3173 domain-containing protein → MTNNVMTNKDLIEMGYRPSTANHIIHQARNLMVERGYTFYDRKRLMVVPRSAVSEVIGLEV, encoded by the coding sequence ATGACAAATAATGTAATGACTAATAAAGACTTAATTGAAATGGGCTATCGTCCCTCAACAGCAAACCATATTATCCATCAAGCTAGAAATTTAATGGTGGAACGTGGTTATACTTTCTATGATCGTAAACGTCTTATGGTTGTCCCTAGAAGTGCGGTTTCAGAAGTAATTGGACTTGAGGTGTAA
- a CDS encoding replication initiation factor domain-containing protein, translated as MFNSVKIDYFAVTVKDVTPRFVIEKILLIPLTNFTLNDWGVNKYQRHYACSEIKVYFNLDPNSSMGVYIELKGQGCRQYEEFLEGNDNNWTSLVQRLIDYNSNFTRLDIANDIFDDSINVQKLYDYSKKGLCITTARHAEYHEKFIIDSGELVGETVVFGARGNQQWCVYNKLMEQNGKLQMDIDINSWVRAELRCWQEKANLIAYQLNDMRPLASIYFEAINGHYRFVSPKARDKNKRRRESVRWWQNYINTEEKTRLSIVREKPTLRQSEAWTDKQVSKTIAKVYMAKYEAYGIDQAEVFLQDLLRRGVEKFTDNDEKEIEQYVREQQSSEYWGIKKADL; from the coding sequence TTGTTTAACAGCGTTAAGATTGATTACTTCGCTGTTACAGTAAAAGATGTCACTCCAAGGTTTGTAATAGAGAAAATTTTATTGATACCTTTAACGAATTTTACATTGAATGATTGGGGAGTCAATAAGTATCAACGTCACTATGCTTGTTCAGAGATAAAAGTTTACTTTAACTTAGATCCTAATAGTAGTATGGGAGTTTATATTGAATTGAAAGGACAAGGCTGTCGTCAGTATGAGGAATTTCTTGAAGGTAATGATAATAATTGGACTAGTTTAGTACAGAGACTAATTGATTATAATTCAAATTTTACGAGATTAGATATTGCGAATGATATTTTTGATGACTCAATAAATGTTCAAAAGCTTTATGACTATAGCAAAAAAGGATTATGCATCACGACTGCTAGACATGCGGAATATCATGAAAAATTTATTATCGACTCAGGAGAACTCGTTGGTGAAACAGTTGTCTTTGGTGCAAGAGGAAACCAACAATGGTGTGTCTATAATAAATTAATGGAGCAAAATGGAAAATTACAGATGGATATTGACATTAATTCATGGGTTCGAGCTGAGCTAAGATGTTGGCAAGAGAAGGCTAACCTGATTGCTTATCAACTAAATGACATGCGACCTCTTGCTTCAATATATTTTGAGGCTATCAATGGACATTATCGTTTTGTTTCTCCAAAAGCAAGAGATAAAAATAAACGAAGAAGAGAATCTGTAAGATGGTGGCAAAACTATATCAATACAGAGGAGAAAACACGACTGAGTATTGTGAGAGAAAAACCAACATTAAGGCAGTCTGAAGCGTGGACTGATAAACAAGTGTCAAAGACAATCGCAAAGGTTTATATGGCAAAATACGAAGCCTACGGTATCGATCAGGCAGAAGTCTTTTTACAAGACTTACTTCGCAGGGGAGTTGAAAAGTTTACTGATAATGACGAAAAGGAGATTGAACAATATGTACGTGAACAACAAAGCTCTGAATATTGGGGCATAAAAAAAGCCGACTTGTGA
- a CDS encoding helix-turn-helix transcriptional regulator: MIENFAPNLIRLRKQKGLSQKELAQELGISSQTISNIENQSAYPTFTNLEKIAGFFNASPTDLFGTPQQIQLEKAVFETDEYSDKASTILKASNAISELEYDKNFQNLINDLLFLTRGYQLYDSRGEELYRDNDGKLTTEVEEAIEMARGNAPLDLILGSEEKINEMFEKVRYISDHFDIENK, encoded by the coding sequence ATGATTGAAAACTTTGCACCTAATTTAATTCGTTTACGGAAACAAAAAGGACTATCTCAAAAAGAGTTAGCCCAAGAACTAGGTATTTCATCACAAACTATTTCAAATATCGAAAATCAAAGTGCTTATCCAACATTTACAAATTTAGAGAAAATTGCTGGATTTTTCAATGCTTCTCCAACAGATCTATTTGGAACACCACAGCAAATTCAATTAGAAAAAGCTGTGTTTGAAACAGATGAATATAGCGATAAAGCGAGTACCATTCTAAAAGCAAGTAATGCTATCTCCGAATTAGAGTACGATAAAAATTTCCAAAACTTAATTAATGATCTATTATTCCTTACTAGAGGTTATCAATTATATGATTCAAGAGGAGAGGAATTGTATAGAGATAATGATGGAAAACTAACAACTGAGGTTGAAGAAGCAATTGAAATGGCTAGAGGAAATGCACCTTTAGACCTAATCTTAGGTTCGGAAGAAAAGATTAATGAGATGTTTGAAAAAGTTCGATATATCTCCGATCATTTTGATATTGAAAATAAATAA
- a CDS encoding AbiH family protein: MKEKNILIIGNGFDLALKRKTKYEDFIKFACQIVGFPDRDKKYISLSETFSFAVSPETILESFNSNKNVLTYEIIEKIINLYSDRYPGLNKNNLNFIYDYNLIFFQDATFIGYDETIEKYVSLFSDNIQFPMGETDYFIEFIHDTFQDLWITYKDSSIYFELLLDIVQTTNFFKDNYSKYTESWYENNKNIKEVNDDKIINSYRAFFDQFSDNIILRFILLNKLKIDNWNNLESQISQLASGITIIKESLKEQDLLFIYNDINSQTDYDKLQSAKNYFQNFQNSSHISFILEELAYQDNSDEISIYSILTRYNHRVEQSLNSLTLLLEFYLFYLDNIEDKKEIIKNNGVNIIDNFGKIDNILTFNYTDTAEQKYNLDKESIHYIHGRQNFIESSIDNNHLVFGIEDNDNIVNNDLVNYQKTFQRIIKKTGFKYKKFIDPSSLKNFDICRIIIFGHSLDILDKEIFLDFFNKDFQKVTKVEFFVLYFGNDDLKSKVRNLSTFLGKDTLVNLSSENYIHFIDTSNFHKAEIEIKEEITRNNRMFQLKVISKRQNYQNYRSIVK; this comes from the coding sequence ATGAAAGAAAAAAATATATTAATTATTGGTAATGGATTTGATCTTGCACTGAAAAGAAAAACTAAATATGAAGATTTCATTAAGTTTGCATGCCAGATAGTTGGATTTCCTGATAGAGACAAAAAATATATAAGTCTATCCGAAACATTTTCGTTTGCAGTTTCACCAGAAACTATCTTGGAAAGTTTTAACTCAAATAAAAATGTCTTAACTTATGAAATTATTGAAAAAATTATTAATTTATACAGTGATAGATACCCAGGTCTTAATAAAAATAATTTGAATTTTATTTATGATTATAATTTAATATTTTTTCAGGATGCAACTTTTATTGGGTACGACGAAACGATAGAAAAATATGTTTCATTATTCAGTGATAATATTCAATTCCCTATGGGAGAAACTGATTATTTTATTGAATTTATTCATGATACATTTCAAGACCTTTGGATAACTTATAAAGATAGTAGTATTTATTTTGAATTATTACTAGATATAGTTCAGACTACCAACTTTTTTAAAGACAATTATTCCAAATATACTGAAAGTTGGTATGAAAACAATAAAAATATAAAAGAAGTTAATGACGATAAAATTATTAATTCGTACCGAGCTTTTTTCGATCAATTCTCTGATAACATTATCCTTAGATTCATACTTTTAAATAAACTAAAAATTGATAATTGGAATAACCTTGAAAGTCAAATTTCACAGTTAGCGAGTGGAATTACAATAATTAAAGAAAGCCTTAAAGAACAAGATCTACTTTTTATATATAACGATATCAATTCTCAAACAGATTATGATAAATTACAATCTGCTAAAAACTATTTCCAAAACTTTCAAAATAGCAGTCATATATCTTTTATTTTAGAAGAATTGGCATATCAAGATAACTCTGATGAAATTTCAATTTATAGTATATTAACTAGATATAATCATAGAGTAGAACAATCATTAAATTCATTAACCTTACTACTAGAATTTTATCTATTTTATCTTGATAATATTGAAGATAAAAAAGAAATTATTAAGAATAATGGCGTCAATATTATTGATAACTTTGGGAAAATAGATAATATATTGACTTTTAACTATACTGATACTGCTGAACAGAAATATAATTTAGACAAAGAATCTATTCACTATATTCATGGTAGACAAAATTTCATTGAGTCTTCAATAGATAATAATCACCTGGTCTTTGGAATTGAAGATAACGATAATATCGTAAACAACGATCTAGTTAATTATCAAAAAACTTTCCAAAGAATTATTAAAAAAACAGGTTTTAAATATAAGAAGTTTATTGATCCAAGTTCATTAAAAAATTTTGATATTTGTAGAATCATAATTTTTGGTCACTCACTTGATATTCTTGATAAAGAAATTTTTTTAGATTTTTTTAATAAGGATTTTCAAAAAGTCACAAAAGTTGAATTTTTTGTACTTTATTTTGGAAATGATGACCTAAAATCTAAAGTAAGGAACTTATCAACTTTTTTAGGAAAAGATACATTAGTTAATCTTTCTTCAGAAAACTATATTCATTTTATCGACACCTCCAATTTTCATAAAGCTGAAATTGAAATAAAAGAGGAAATTACACGAAATAATAGAATGTTTCAACTAAAAGTGATAAGTAAAAGACAGAACTATCAAAACTACAGATCTATAGTAAAGTAA